Proteins encoded within one genomic window of Apis mellifera strain DH4 linkage group LG1, Amel_HAv3.1, whole genome shotgun sequence:
- the LOC552497 gene encoding uncharacterized protein LOC552497 isoform X1 — MPIQAPQWTEFLSCPVCCHDFDVAIRGPISLGCGHTICRTCLANLHRKQCPFDQSIINTEIERLPVNEALLQLVGNSVPTNIATAYQKLLPPEDHANYLVAKHCIEELALYLKPCQTNPSLTTGAGLVSRPMQRKLVTLVGCQLVEPEGRARAVRAARSLGERSVTELILQHQNPQQLNANLWAAVRARGCQFLGPAMQEEVLKLVLLALEDGSALSRKVLVMFVVQRLESHFPQASKTSIGHVVQLLYRASCFKVSKREGDSSLMQLKEEFRTYEALRREHDAQIVQIATEAGLRIAPDQWSALLYGDTSHKSHMQSIIDKLQTPQSFAQSVQELVIALQRTPDPGQLSSLRPQLELLAAIDPSPETEPPTLAECRAALEAVRTVVAALVEFIQQHGNRKAQDGTHNIGPGQPKYKVSMCRDLALRGSCPRSTNCTFAHSDMELDKYRSKSRKLNLRSSLPGNNNSDIKTDKSVNGSNKTFKQSDDLSYHSIKSHDNSHRENFNSMNKINPIQHHSPTNENNFIGSLTNYMLPSQGMLPMVSTKNMDVHCSHYIMPNTPVDYTAPNLNIWDSSQISSNMTNGISNTKKQRTVAKTLAMLLQRRMEILNQLETIVNKQVPQMKPNYDIQGDTLSSNFSIWTNTPNNPMIPSTNMNCNNNFRCADPILFDDEFVPFDASSNSKYGPISKLSKNLIRSTNGVQSANFYTDGGTSPTISTYRPMPTSSITSWYYGNQQSTSNAAYATIDTNGGIQSINNSGFGDSYITFGRNVSDSSTHTQLPRPDCMSKDLILESQKVKQQLKHLEKKINDLKLATQGATFTAGERLAQELQMIEAGIREKEKDVRNWSPYGTTIPWIQSTNNLLGSQSFNQDYKPEEEDTYEAGIANDMRELELRWEFELQEQEKHWSSEEDNSKK, encoded by the exons ATGCCAATACAGGCACCACAGTGGACtgaatttctttcttgtcCAGTTTGCTGTCATGACTTTGATGTGGCCATACGTGGTCCAATATCTTTAGGATGTGGTCATACAATATGTCGTACGTGCCTTGCAAATTTACATCGTAAACAATGTCCTTTTGATCAg agTATTATTAATACAGAAATAGAAAGATTACCAGTAAATGAAGCCTTATTACAATTAGTGGGAAATTCTGTTCCCACAAATATTGCAACAGCTTATCAAAAATTACTACCACCTGAAGATCATGCTAATTATTTGGTTGCTAAACATTGTATTGAGGAACTTGCTTTATATCTCAAACCATGTCAGACAAATCCTTCTTTAACCACAG gTGCAGGACTTGTATCTCGACCTATGCAAAGAAAATTAGTAACTTTGGTGGGTTGTCAATTAGTGGAACCAGAAGGAAGAGCACGTGCAGTAAGAGCAGCTAGAAGTTTAGGTGAAAGATCTGTTacagaattaatattacaacatCAAAATCCACAACAACTTAATGCTAATCTATGGGCTGCTGTACGAGCTCGTGGATGTCAATTCCTTGGACcag caaTGCAAGAAGAAGTATTGAAACTTGTTTTATTAGCATTGGAAGATGGATCTGCTCTTTCTAGGAAAGTGTTAGTTATGTTTGTGGTTCAACGTTTAGAATCACATTTTCCTCAAGCTTCTAAAACCAGTATAGGACATGTTGTACAATTGTTATATAGAGCAAGTTGTTTCAAG gTATCTAAACGAGAAGGAGATTCATCATTGATGcagttaaaagaagaattcagAACATATGAAGCATTAAGAAGAGAGCATGATGCTCAAATAGTGCAAATTGCAACTGAAGCTGGTTTAAGAATAGCACCTGATCAATGGTCTGCATTATTATATGGAGATACAAGTCATAAATCTCATATGCAAAGTATTATAGATAAACTTCAAACTCCACAATCTTTTGCTCAAAGTGTACAAGAATTAGTTATTGCTCTTCAACGTACTCCTGATCCTGGACAATTAAGTAGTTTAAGACCACAATTAGAATTGCTAGCTGCGATAGATCCTAGCCcag aaaCTGAACCTCCTACATTAGCAGAATGTCGAGCAGCATTAGAAGCTGTTAGAACTGTAGTTGCAGCATTAGTAGAGTTCATTCAACAACATGGTAATCGAAAAGCACAAGATGGTACCCATAATATAGGTCCTGGCCAACCAAAATATAAAGTGAGCATGTGTAGAGATCTCGCCCTTAGAGGATCTTGTCCTAGATCTACTAATTGTACATTTGCTCATAGTGATATGGAACTTGATAA ATATAGAtcaaaaagtcgaaaattaaatctcaGATCAAGTTTACCTGGAAACAATAATTCAGATATAAAAACAGACAAATCAGTCAATGGATCAAATAAAACATTCAAACAAAGTGATGATCTATCTTATCATTCTATAAAATCGCATGATAATTCTCATAGAGAAA attttaattctatGAACAAAATTAATCCAATACAACATCATAGTCCAAcaaatgaaaacaattttattggaTCATTGACAAATTATATGCTACCATCTCAAGGAATGTTGCCTATGGTATCAACAAAAAATATGGATGTACATTGTTCTCATTATATTATGCCTAATACACCTGTTGATTACACAGCACCTAATCTTAATATCTGGGATTCATCACAGATTTCATCTAATATGACAAATGGAATTTCTAAtactaaaaaa cagCGAACAGTTGCCAAAACATTAGCAATGTTATTGCAACGTAGgatggaaatattaaatcaacttGAAACAATTGTCAACAAACAAGTGCCACAGATGAAACCG AATTACGATATACAAGGAGATACATTATCATCGAATTTCTCTATATGGACAAATACACCAAATAATCCTATGATTCCTTCAACAAATATGaactgtaataataatttccgaTGCGCAGATCCTATTCTATTTGATGATGAATTTGTGCCATTTGATGCATCATCTAATAGTAAATATGGaccaatttctaaattatctaaaaatttaatcag atctaCAAATGGTGTACAATCTGCTAATTTTTATACAGATGGAGGAACATCTCCTACAATATCTACTTATCGACCTATGCCTACAAGTTCTATTACATCTTGGTATTATGGTAATCAAC aatcgacTTCTAATGCAGCTTATGCTACTATTGATACAAATGGAGGAATacaatcgattaataatagtGGTTTTGGAGATAGTTATATCACATTCGGTCGCAACGTATCCGATTCGTCAACGCATACACAACTTCCACGACCGGATTGCATGTCTAAAGa tttaattcTTGAATCGCAAAAGGTAAAACAACAATTAAAGCAtcttgagaaaaaaatcaatgatttaAAG CTTGCTACACAAGGAGCAACCTTTACGGCAGGAGAAAGGTTAGCACAAGAATTACAAATGATTGAAGCTGGtattagagaaaaagaaaaagatgtacGAAATTGGAGCCCATATGGTACTACTATACCTTGGATTCAATcaacaaataatttgttaGGTTCTCAAAGTTTTAATCAAGATTATAAGCCTGAAGAA GAAGATACATATGAGGCAGGTATTGCAAATGACATGCGGGAATTAGAATTACGATGGGAATTTGAATTGCAAGAACAGGAAAAACATTGGTCAAGTGAAGAGGACaactctaaaaaataa
- the LOC552497 gene encoding roquin-1 isoform X2 produces MPIQAPQWTEFLSCPVCCHDFDVAIRGPISLGCGHTICRTCLANLHRKQCPFDQSIINTEIERLPVNEALLQLVGNSVPTNIATAYQKLLPPEDHANYLVAKHCIEELALYLKPCQTNPSLTTGAGLVSRPMQRKLVTLVGCQLVEPEGRARAVRAARSLGERSVTELILQHQNPQQLNANLWAAVRARGCQFLGPAMQEEVLKLVLLALEDGSALSRKVLVMFVVQRLESHFPQASKTSIGHVVQLLYRASCFKVSKREGDSSLMQLKEEFRTYEALRREHDAQIVQIATEAGLRIAPDQWSALLYGDTSHKSHMQSIIDKLQTPQSFAQSVQELVIALQRTPDPGQLSSLRPQLELLAAIDPSPETEPPTLAECRAALEAVRTVVAALVEFIQQHGNRKAQDGTHNIGPGQPKYKVSMCRDLALRGSCPRSTNCTFAHSDMELDKYRSKSRKLNLRSSLPGNNNSDIKTDKSVNGSNKTFKQSDDLSYHSIKSHDNSHRENFNSMNKINPIQHHSPTNENNFIGSLTNYMLPSQGMLPMVSTKNMDVHCSHYIMPNTPVDYTAPNLNIWDSSQISSNMTNGISNTKKQRTVAKTLAMLLQRRMEILNQLETIVNKQVPQMKPNYDIQGDTLSSNFSIWTNTPNNPMIPSTNMNCNNNFRCADPILFDDEFVPFDASSNSKYGPISKLSKNLIRSTNGVQSANFYTDGGTSPTISTYRPMPTSSITSWYYGNQPYATIDTNGGIQSINNSGFGDSYITFGRNVSDSSTHTQLPRPDCMSKDLILESQKVKQQLKHLEKKINDLKLATQGATFTAGERLAQELQMIEAGIREKEKDVRNWSPYGTTIPWIQSTNNLLGSQSFNQDYKPEEEDTYEAGIANDMRELELRWEFELQEQEKHWSSEEDNSKK; encoded by the exons ATGCCAATACAGGCACCACAGTGGACtgaatttctttcttgtcCAGTTTGCTGTCATGACTTTGATGTGGCCATACGTGGTCCAATATCTTTAGGATGTGGTCATACAATATGTCGTACGTGCCTTGCAAATTTACATCGTAAACAATGTCCTTTTGATCAg agTATTATTAATACAGAAATAGAAAGATTACCAGTAAATGAAGCCTTATTACAATTAGTGGGAAATTCTGTTCCCACAAATATTGCAACAGCTTATCAAAAATTACTACCACCTGAAGATCATGCTAATTATTTGGTTGCTAAACATTGTATTGAGGAACTTGCTTTATATCTCAAACCATGTCAGACAAATCCTTCTTTAACCACAG gTGCAGGACTTGTATCTCGACCTATGCAAAGAAAATTAGTAACTTTGGTGGGTTGTCAATTAGTGGAACCAGAAGGAAGAGCACGTGCAGTAAGAGCAGCTAGAAGTTTAGGTGAAAGATCTGTTacagaattaatattacaacatCAAAATCCACAACAACTTAATGCTAATCTATGGGCTGCTGTACGAGCTCGTGGATGTCAATTCCTTGGACcag caaTGCAAGAAGAAGTATTGAAACTTGTTTTATTAGCATTGGAAGATGGATCTGCTCTTTCTAGGAAAGTGTTAGTTATGTTTGTGGTTCAACGTTTAGAATCACATTTTCCTCAAGCTTCTAAAACCAGTATAGGACATGTTGTACAATTGTTATATAGAGCAAGTTGTTTCAAG gTATCTAAACGAGAAGGAGATTCATCATTGATGcagttaaaagaagaattcagAACATATGAAGCATTAAGAAGAGAGCATGATGCTCAAATAGTGCAAATTGCAACTGAAGCTGGTTTAAGAATAGCACCTGATCAATGGTCTGCATTATTATATGGAGATACAAGTCATAAATCTCATATGCAAAGTATTATAGATAAACTTCAAACTCCACAATCTTTTGCTCAAAGTGTACAAGAATTAGTTATTGCTCTTCAACGTACTCCTGATCCTGGACAATTAAGTAGTTTAAGACCACAATTAGAATTGCTAGCTGCGATAGATCCTAGCCcag aaaCTGAACCTCCTACATTAGCAGAATGTCGAGCAGCATTAGAAGCTGTTAGAACTGTAGTTGCAGCATTAGTAGAGTTCATTCAACAACATGGTAATCGAAAAGCACAAGATGGTACCCATAATATAGGTCCTGGCCAACCAAAATATAAAGTGAGCATGTGTAGAGATCTCGCCCTTAGAGGATCTTGTCCTAGATCTACTAATTGTACATTTGCTCATAGTGATATGGAACTTGATAA ATATAGAtcaaaaagtcgaaaattaaatctcaGATCAAGTTTACCTGGAAACAATAATTCAGATATAAAAACAGACAAATCAGTCAATGGATCAAATAAAACATTCAAACAAAGTGATGATCTATCTTATCATTCTATAAAATCGCATGATAATTCTCATAGAGAAA attttaattctatGAACAAAATTAATCCAATACAACATCATAGTCCAAcaaatgaaaacaattttattggaTCATTGACAAATTATATGCTACCATCTCAAGGAATGTTGCCTATGGTATCAACAAAAAATATGGATGTACATTGTTCTCATTATATTATGCCTAATACACCTGTTGATTACACAGCACCTAATCTTAATATCTGGGATTCATCACAGATTTCATCTAATATGACAAATGGAATTTCTAAtactaaaaaa cagCGAACAGTTGCCAAAACATTAGCAATGTTATTGCAACGTAGgatggaaatattaaatcaacttGAAACAATTGTCAACAAACAAGTGCCACAGATGAAACCG AATTACGATATACAAGGAGATACATTATCATCGAATTTCTCTATATGGACAAATACACCAAATAATCCTATGATTCCTTCAACAAATATGaactgtaataataatttccgaTGCGCAGATCCTATTCTATTTGATGATGAATTTGTGCCATTTGATGCATCATCTAATAGTAAATATGGaccaatttctaaattatctaaaaatttaatcag atctaCAAATGGTGTACAATCTGCTAATTTTTATACAGATGGAGGAACATCTCCTACAATATCTACTTATCGACCTATGCCTACAAGTTCTATTACATCTTGGTATTATGGTAATCAAC CTTATGCTACTATTGATACAAATGGAGGAATacaatcgattaataatagtGGTTTTGGAGATAGTTATATCACATTCGGTCGCAACGTATCCGATTCGTCAACGCATACACAACTTCCACGACCGGATTGCATGTCTAAAGa tttaattcTTGAATCGCAAAAGGTAAAACAACAATTAAAGCAtcttgagaaaaaaatcaatgatttaAAG CTTGCTACACAAGGAGCAACCTTTACGGCAGGAGAAAGGTTAGCACAAGAATTACAAATGATTGAAGCTGGtattagagaaaaagaaaaagatgtacGAAATTGGAGCCCATATGGTACTACTATACCTTGGATTCAATcaacaaataatttgttaGGTTCTCAAAGTTTTAATCAAGATTATAAGCCTGAAGAA GAAGATACATATGAGGCAGGTATTGCAAATGACATGCGGGAATTAGAATTACGATGGGAATTTGAATTGCAAGAACAGGAAAAACATTGGTCAAGTGAAGAGGACaactctaaaaaataa